In a single window of the Schistocerca americana isolate TAMUIC-IGC-003095 chromosome X, iqSchAmer2.1, whole genome shotgun sequence genome:
- the LOC124554675 gene encoding myophilin produces the protein MANNRAAKSGFAAEAQRKINSKYSEELAQECLEWIRVITGEDINVAGDMDNFYDTLKDGTVLCRLVNHIQPGSVKKINQSTMAFKCMENINQFLEVARQMGVPAQETFQTVDLWERQNLNSVVICIQSLGRKAEKFGKPGIGPKEAEKNVRNFTEEQLRASHSVISLQYGSNKGANQHGINFGNTRHM, from the exons ATTAACAGCAAGTACAGTGAAGAGCTTGCGCAAGAATGCCTAGAATGGATCAGGGTGATCACTGGAGAGGACATAAATGTGGCAGGTGATATGGACAACTTCTATGACACATTAAAGGATGGAACTGTACTGTGCAG GCTTGTTAACCATATTCAGCCAGGATCTGTGAAAAAGATAAATCAAAGCACAATGGCATTCAAATGCATGGAGAATATAAACCAGTTCCTTGAAGTTGCTCGCCAAATGGGTGTGCCTGCCCAGGAAACATTCCAGACAGTAGACTTGTGGGAGCGACAGAACCTTAATTCTGTAGTCATTTGCATACAGTCATTGGGAAGAAAG GCAGAGAAATTTGGTAAACCAGGCATTGGTCCAAAAGAAGCTGAGAAGAATGTACGGAACTTCACAGAGGAGCAGCTGCGTGCTAGTCACAGTGTGATAAGCCTGCAATATGGCAGCAACAAGGGTGCGAACCAACATGGGATCAACTTTGGCAACACTCGACACATGTAG